The nucleotide window GCTTGGTCGCGGGACGCGATGAAGCGCACCAGGTCGGCGGGGGCGGTCAACCACAGGCCCTTCAGACGGAAAAAGGCGTTCGTGCAGTCGTCGAAGAACATCATCATGAGATAGTTGGCCGTCGTCGGCTTGTCCGCCAGATCCTGAGCCTTGCCCAGCCAGTGCAGGCATTGCGCTTTCAGGCGAATCTGCTCGTTGACGCTGGCGGGGGGCGGTCCCTGGCGGAATCGCTGGTTCGCCCGCTCGATCAACTTGGCGCCGATCGCGTCATGGTCGAACAAGATCCGCCCCTTGCGCAGCAGGGGCGGTAGACGGGGCGAATAGGACAGTTCGTCTTCCAGCTCGCGATGCCCGTGATACCGGATGTCCGCCAACCGAGCCGCAACCCGCACGATCTCGTGCGCGTCGGCCTGGCCCTTCACCAGCGCGATCAGGTCGATGTCGCTGTGCGCGGTGACGGAGCGCCGAGCGCCGGAGCCGACCAGGATGACGCTGACCAGATCGCCTCCTCGGCGTCCCTTTGCGTGACGCAGCGCCAGTTGCACGAGTTCTTCGAAGCCCGGCTCGTTGACCGCCTCCGGCTGCTCGGGCGGTTCCGGAACAGCCAGGAGTTCAGCTTGCAACTCTTCACGGCTCGGCAGCGCCTTGGTTTGGTCGATGTCCATCACGTACGGGCCTCGCTTACTTTATGATCGCTGGGCTTGGAGAATTCGCGCTTCGAGCGACGCAAGCCAAAGCTCAAACGGCTCGTCCGCGTCGACCACGATCTCCAGCTTTCCGTTCGCCAGGCGCCGTACGAGACCGGGCTGTTCAGGGGAGAGAGGAATTTCCACCCATTCGCGATTCAACCCGAGACGGTCGGTCAATTCGAGAATTCGGCTGATTTGGGCGAATGAAACGGCCTGCAACGGCGACATGCGTCCTTTCGTCACGCATTCTAGTTTTGGATGGCGGCACTGTCAATGCGCGGCGGTCATCCGAGGACCCGAGCGAAGATGTCGGCCGCGTGGTCGATCGCCTCCGTCGGGACGTCGAGATGGGTGACGGCGCGGAAACTCGTTCCGCCGATTGCGTTGATCAACACGCCTTCCTGCTTGAGGGCTGCGACAAGCGCGGCGGGCTCGAGCCGGTGACCCGCGACCTCGAAGATGATGATATTCGTCTCGACGTGCTGCGGGCTGATCGCGACGGTGGGGATCTGCTGCAGCCGTCTGGCGAGACGTTTGGCGTTGTCGTGATCCGTCTTCAACCGCGCGACATGGTGCTCCAGCGCATAGAGTCCGGCCGCCGCGAGCACGCCCGCTTGACGCATGGCGCCTCCGTACATTCTCCTGAATCGGCGGGCTCGGTCCATGAGGGCGAGGTCGTTGCTTGCGAGCAACGAGCCGGCCGGCGCGCCCAACCCCTTCGATAGGCAGACCGAGACGGTTTCGAAATGCTGGGCGTAGGATGCGGCCGGGAGCGTGGTCGCCGTCACCGCGTTGAACAACCGCGCTCCGTCCAGGTGCATCGGGATACGGCGGTCGGCGGCGACGGCTCTGATTCGTTCGATCGTCGAGAGCGGATAGATCGTGCCGCCGCCGCTGTTGTGCGTGTTTTCGATGCAGATCAACGCGGTCCGCACGGTGTGGGGATCGGTCGGCCTGATCGCCGCTTCGACTTGTTCGGCGCCCATGAGGCCGCGTTCTCCGGGGATGCAGTGCAGCTGCACGCCCGAGAGCGCGGCGGCCGCGCCTTGTTCATACCGTACGATGTGCGCCTTGCTCTCCGCGATGACTTCCTGGCCCGGCTGCGTGTGCACGCGGATGGCCAACTGGTTGGCCATGGTGCCGGAGGGAACGAAGAGGGCCGCCTTTTTCCCGAGCAGGGCCGCGACGGTGTCCTGAAGTTTGTTGACGCTCGGGTCTTCCCCGTAGACGTCGTCGCCGACGTCGGCCTGCGCCATAGCCTTTCGCATGGCTGGGGTCGGTTTCGTCACCGTGTCGCTGCGAAGGTCGATCACCGTCATCCCCGAGTGCATACCACAGCGGGAGGCGGGAGAAAAGTCCCGGGCCGGCGGGCTTCCGGGGATTTTCCGCTTGCACCCATCAAGCGTGCCCGTCAGGATGCCGCCCTGTGACGCGCGTGCGCTCGACCATTCTAGCCGTGACCGGGGCGGAGCCCGACGAGGTCGTGCCGGTGGCCTGGTCGTTTCTCTATTTTTTCTGCCTGCTGTGCGGCTACTACATTCTCCGTCCGGTGCGGGACGAGATGGCCATCGAAGGCGGCGTGCAGCATCTTCCCTGGATGATGACCGCCACCTTTGTCGCCCTGCTGACGGTGACGCCGCTGTTCGGTTATCTCTCGGCCCGCGTGCCGCGCCATCAGCTGCTCCTGAGCGTCTATACGTTTTTCGGCGCCAATCTCGTCGGATTTTTTCTGCTCATGGCGAGCCACACGGCGCCGGCCTGGGTGGCGCGCATGTTCTTCGTCTGGCTGTCCG belongs to Nitrospira sp. and includes:
- the ltaE gene encoding low-specificity L-threonine aldolase produces the protein MTVIDLRSDTVTKPTPAMRKAMAQADVGDDVYGEDPSVNKLQDTVAALLGKKAALFVPSGTMANQLAIRVHTQPGQEVIAESKAHIVRYEQGAAAALSGVQLHCIPGERGLMGAEQVEAAIRPTDPHTVRTALICIENTHNSGGGTIYPLSTIERIRAVAADRRIPMHLDGARLFNAVTATTLPAASYAQHFETVSVCLSKGLGAPAGSLLASNDLALMDRARRFRRMYGGAMRQAGVLAAAGLYALEHHVARLKTDHDNAKRLARRLQQIPTVAISPQHVETNIIIFEVAGHRLEPAALVAALKQEGVLINAIGGTSFRAVTHLDVPTEAIDHAADIFARVLG